One window from the genome of Actinoplanes teichomyceticus ATCC 31121 encodes:
- a CDS encoding MFS transporter: MASSKARWLALAAMAFCTLAVGLDGTVLSVALPTLARDLGASTGDLQWFTTSYLLVLAAALLPAGMLGDRFGRKRFLLGALVLFGAASAWCAWATGAGQLIAARAVLGLASAVIMPLIGAVLTVVFDDASRPRALSVWVSANALGIPLGPLLGGWLLDHFWWGSVFLINLPIVGFGLLAVSAWVPESYGDRQRRLDLPGVLLSATGLVAMTYGIIEAGERGPDEARSLLALGVGAAALIALAIWQRRASAPLIDLDLFRSRGFTGGSILATIANFAFFGLLFALPQLFQAVGAQDALGTGVRLLPVIGGLMVGARLADALVARAGTRVVVAVGLTMMAVALLAGARTGVDTGYGYVAAWITVAGVGLGFTMPPAMSAALAALTPHRSGVGNGLIQAMRQVGSAVGVAVLGTVLNAGYRDRVDAAGLPAAARDSAASGVAVAQQAGDPGMLDTVRHAFTDGMAAALITSGVVAAVGVLLALILPRRGPRPATGAEPGVLAESGA, from the coding sequence ATGGCTTCCTCGAAAGCGCGCTGGCTCGCGCTCGCCGCCATGGCGTTCTGCACACTCGCCGTCGGCCTCGACGGCACGGTGCTCAGCGTCGCGCTGCCCACCCTGGCCCGCGACCTCGGCGCATCCACCGGTGACCTGCAGTGGTTCACCACCTCGTACCTGCTGGTCCTGGCCGCCGCGCTGCTGCCGGCCGGGATGCTCGGCGACCGGTTCGGGCGCAAGCGGTTCCTGCTCGGCGCGCTCGTGCTGTTCGGCGCCGCATCCGCCTGGTGCGCCTGGGCCACCGGCGCGGGGCAGCTGATCGCCGCACGAGCCGTCCTCGGCCTCGCCTCCGCGGTGATCATGCCGTTGATCGGTGCGGTGCTCACCGTCGTCTTCGACGACGCGTCCCGGCCCCGCGCGCTGTCCGTCTGGGTGAGCGCGAACGCGCTGGGCATCCCGCTCGGCCCGCTGCTCGGCGGCTGGCTGCTCGACCACTTCTGGTGGGGCTCGGTCTTCCTGATCAACCTGCCGATCGTCGGGTTCGGGCTGCTCGCCGTCAGCGCCTGGGTGCCCGAGTCGTACGGCGACCGGCAGCGCCGGCTGGACTTGCCCGGTGTGCTGCTCTCCGCGACCGGGCTGGTGGCGATGACGTACGGGATCATCGAAGCCGGCGAACGCGGCCCGGACGAGGCGCGGTCCCTGCTGGCCCTCGGCGTCGGCGCCGCCGCCCTGATCGCCCTGGCGATCTGGCAGCGGCGCGCGAGTGCGCCGCTGATCGACCTGGACCTGTTCCGCTCCCGCGGCTTCACCGGCGGCTCGATCCTGGCCACGATCGCCAACTTCGCGTTCTTCGGCCTGCTCTTCGCGCTGCCGCAGCTCTTCCAGGCGGTCGGCGCTCAGGACGCGCTCGGCACCGGCGTGCGCCTGCTCCCGGTCATCGGCGGCCTGATGGTCGGCGCCCGGCTCGCCGACGCGCTGGTGGCCCGGGCCGGGACCCGCGTGGTGGTCGCCGTCGGCCTGACCATGATGGCCGTGGCGCTGCTGGCCGGCGCCCGCACCGGCGTGGACACCGGCTACGGCTACGTCGCCGCGTGGATCACCGTCGCCGGGGTCGGCCTCGGCTTCACCATGCCGCCCGCCATGAGCGCCGCGCTCGCCGCGCTCACCCCGCACCGCAGCGGCGTCGGCAACGGCCTGATCCAGGCGATGCGCCAGGTCGGTAGCGCGGTCGGTGTCGCCGTGCTCGGCACCGTGCTCAACGCCGGATACCGCGACCGGGTGGACGCCGCCGGCCTGCCGGCCGCGGCCCGCGACAGCGCCGCCTCCGGGGTCGCGGTCGCCCAGCAGGCCGGCGATCCCGGGATGCTGGACACGGTGCGCCACGCGTTCACCGACGGCATGGCCGCCGCCCTGATCACCAGCGGCGTGGTCGCCGCGGTGGGGGTGCTGCTCGCGCTGATCCTGCCCCGGCGCGGCCCTCGCCCGGCGACCGGGGCGGAGCCGGGCGTGCTGGCAGAATCGGGGGCATGA
- a CDS encoding TetR family transcriptional regulator, with protein sequence MTATPTSLRERKKAKTRAAIREHAMRLFEEQGYASTTVEQIAEAAEVSPSTFFRYFPAKEDVILTDDYDPLIVAAIRAQPPEVPPIRAVRHAMREVFAGLPAEAWASEQRRQRLFAQVPELRARALHQMGEALDLITGAIAERVGLPADDIRVRAVGGAVTGVVMAVLPPGRMTGETSLENADLERLQEGLALLEQGLPLP encoded by the coding sequence ATGACCGCGACCCCCACCAGCCTGCGCGAGCGCAAGAAGGCGAAGACCCGGGCCGCCATCCGCGAGCACGCGATGCGGTTGTTCGAGGAGCAGGGGTACGCGTCGACCACCGTGGAGCAGATCGCCGAGGCGGCCGAGGTCTCGCCGAGCACCTTCTTCCGGTACTTCCCGGCCAAGGAGGACGTGATCCTGACCGACGACTACGACCCGCTCATCGTCGCCGCGATCCGTGCCCAGCCGCCGGAGGTGCCCCCGATCCGGGCGGTGCGGCACGCGATGCGCGAGGTGTTCGCCGGCCTCCCCGCCGAGGCGTGGGCGAGCGAGCAGCGCCGCCAGCGGTTGTTCGCCCAGGTCCCGGAGCTGCGGGCGCGGGCGTTGCACCAGATGGGCGAGGCCCTCGACCTCATCACCGGGGCGATCGCCGAGCGGGTCGGCCTGCCGGCCGACGACATCCGGGTCCGGGCGGTCGGCGGCGCCGTCACCGGGGTGGTCATGGCGGTGCTGCCGCCGGGCCGGATGACCGGTGAGACGTCGCTGGAGAACGCGGACCTCGAGCGCCTCCAGGAGGGGCTGGCCCTGCTGGAGCAGGGACTGCCCCTGCCCTGA
- a CDS encoding TetR/AcrR family transcriptional regulator — translation MGRVSQAQARQNRERIVATAARLFRERGVSGVSVADVSAAAGLTHGGFYKQFESKDALVAEAIEHAFAEQAARLRGAGETGRAAGTTGRAAGATGRAAGATGRAAGATGRAAPEGAEGSPEPGDPGGSLDARTVPEAAEGSPGRGDTDGSLDARARRAFVDAYLSAAHRDGPGAGCPSAGFAGDVARAAGGETARRAYADGVAAYARMLGRDGEPDLAAVSTMVGALLLARATAGTELSEQLLAAAREALG, via the coding sequence ATGGGACGGGTGTCGCAGGCGCAGGCCAGGCAGAACCGGGAGCGGATCGTCGCGACGGCGGCCCGGCTCTTCCGGGAGCGCGGCGTCTCCGGGGTGAGCGTCGCCGACGTGAGCGCTGCCGCAGGGCTGACGCACGGCGGGTTCTACAAGCAGTTCGAGTCCAAGGACGCGCTGGTCGCCGAGGCGATCGAGCACGCCTTCGCGGAACAGGCGGCGCGCCTGCGGGGCGCGGGCGAGACCGGCCGGGCGGCGGGAACCACGGGCCGGGCGGCGGGAGCCACGGGCCGGGCGGCGGGAGCCACGGGCCGGGCGGCGGGAGCCACGGGCCGGGCGGCGCCGGAGGGGGCCGAGGGCTCGCCGGAGCCAGGCGACCCGGGCGGGTCGCTCGATGCGCGGACGGTGCCGGAGGCGGCCGAGGGCTCGCCCGGGCGCGGTGACACCGACGGGTCGCTCGATGCGCGGGCGCGGCGGGCGTTCGTGGATGCGTACCTGTCGGCGGCGCATCGGGACGGGCCCGGCGCGGGCTGCCCCTCCGCCGGGTTCGCGGGCGATGTCGCCCGCGCGGCGGGGGGCGAGACAGCCCGGCGCGCCTACGCCGACGGGGTGGCGGCCTACGCCCGGATGCTGGGCCGGGACGGCGAACCGGACCTGGCCGCCGTCAGCACCATGGTCGGCGCCCTGCTGCTGGCCCGCGCCACCGCCGGCACCGAGCTCTCCGAACAGCTCCTCGCCGCGGCCCGGGAAGCCCTCGGCTGA
- a CDS encoding GntP family permease, with amino-acid sequence MSTITDAGTGQLVLAAVLGIAAVILLIAWAKWHPFLALIAGTGVLGMVAGADPAKIVTSFTAGLGSTAGSVGVLIALGSMIGALLADSGGADGIVRRIVAGVGGAALPWAMAGVAALIGLPLFFEVGVVLLVPIVLLVARRTDVGLLRIGIPALAGLSVLHGLVPPHPGPLVAIDSLHADLGLTLMFGLICAIPTVIVAGPVFGNFIAPRVPLAAGGGLVADRSERAGDAGAVPEPAGSDAGAVPERAGGDAGAVPERVGGDADMAPERAAPRRDPGFWPAVLTVLLPIVLMLARGVAEITLAEGDGARDVLEVLGQPVVALLFGVLLAMWSLGHRSGFDRRETSAVVGGALPPIAGILLIVAAGGGFKQVLVDTGVGEVIADAAKDANINALLLGFLVAVGIRVATGSATVATITAAGIVAPLAAGLDRPEVSLLVLAIGAGSLFFSHVNDAGFWLVKEYFGMTVGQTVKTWSVLETIISVVGFACVLLLSLLV; translated from the coding sequence ATGTCGACCATCACCGATGCCGGCACCGGCCAGCTCGTCCTCGCCGCGGTGCTCGGCATCGCGGCAGTCATCCTGCTGATCGCCTGGGCGAAGTGGCACCCGTTCCTCGCCCTCATCGCCGGAACCGGCGTCCTCGGCATGGTGGCCGGCGCCGACCCCGCCAAGATCGTCACTTCGTTCACCGCCGGGCTGGGCAGCACCGCCGGCAGCGTCGGCGTGCTGATCGCGCTCGGCTCGATGATCGGCGCGCTGCTGGCCGACTCCGGCGGCGCGGACGGCATCGTCCGCCGGATCGTGGCCGGGGTCGGCGGGGCGGCGCTGCCGTGGGCCATGGCCGGGGTGGCCGCGCTGATTGGGCTGCCGCTGTTCTTCGAGGTCGGCGTCGTGCTGCTGGTGCCGATCGTGCTGCTGGTGGCGCGGCGTACCGATGTCGGGCTGCTGCGGATCGGCATCCCGGCGCTGGCCGGCCTGTCGGTGCTGCACGGCCTGGTGCCGCCGCACCCGGGTCCCCTGGTCGCGATCGACAGCCTGCACGCCGATCTCGGGCTGACGCTGATGTTCGGCCTGATCTGCGCGATCCCGACGGTGATCGTGGCCGGGCCGGTGTTCGGCAACTTCATCGCGCCGCGGGTGCCGCTGGCGGCCGGGGGCGGCCTCGTCGCGGACAGGTCGGAGCGGGCCGGTGACGCCGGCGCGGTGCCGGAGCCGGCCGGCAGCGACGCCGGTGCGGTGCCGGAGCGGGCCGGCGGCGACGCCGGTGCGGTGCCGGAGCGGGTCGGCGGCGACGCCGACATGGCGCCGGAGCGGGCGGCCCCGCGGCGCGACCCGGGCTTCTGGCCCGCCGTCCTGACCGTCCTGCTGCCGATCGTGCTGATGCTGGCCCGCGGCGTCGCCGAGATCACCCTGGCCGAGGGGGACGGCGCCCGCGACGTGCTGGAGGTGCTCGGCCAGCCGGTGGTGGCCCTGCTCTTCGGCGTGCTGCTGGCGATGTGGAGCCTCGGCCACCGTAGCGGCTTCGACCGCCGGGAGACTTCCGCGGTGGTCGGCGGCGCGCTGCCCCCGATCGCCGGCATCCTGCTGATCGTCGCCGCGGGCGGCGGTTTCAAGCAGGTCCTGGTGGACACCGGGGTGGGGGAGGTGATCGCCGACGCGGCGAAGGACGCCAACATCAACGCGCTGCTGCTGGGCTTCCTGGTCGCGGTCGGGATCCGGGTGGCGACCGGCTCGGCCACGGTCGCCACCATCACCGCCGCGGGCATCGTCGCGCCGCTCGCCGCCGGCCTGGACCGGCCCGAGGTGTCCCTGCTGGTGCTGGCGATCGGCGCCGGCTCGTTGTTCTTCTCGCACGTCAACGACGCCGGGTTCTGGCTGGTCAAGGAGTACTTCGGGATGACCGTCGGGCAGACCGTCAAGACCTGGTCGGTGCTGGAGACGATCATCTCGGTGGTCGGTTTCGCCTGCGTGCTGCTGCTGAGCCTGCTGGTGTGA
- a CDS encoding LLM class F420-dependent oxidoreductase — MTDRPVRIGLQLQPQHMDYATIRRTAAEAEEAGVDVLFNWDHFYPLSGEPDGLHFECWTMLAAWAESTSRVEIGALVTCNSYRNPDLLADMARTVDHISEGRLILGIGSGWFERDYTEYGYEFGTAGGRLDDLATALPRIESRWEKLNPKPTRDIPVLIGGGGEKKTLRLTAKHADIWHSFSDAETLEHKLGVLREHCAAIGRDPADIEISVMGKPEDRDRMYDLGARLFSIHTGGPEPDLTALREFLAWRDKRNA, encoded by the coding sequence ATGACTGACAGGCCGGTTCGGATCGGGCTGCAACTGCAGCCGCAACACATGGACTACGCCACCATCCGGCGCACCGCCGCCGAGGCCGAGGAGGCCGGCGTCGACGTCCTGTTCAACTGGGACCACTTCTACCCGCTCAGCGGGGAACCGGACGGACTGCACTTCGAGTGCTGGACCATGCTGGCGGCCTGGGCCGAGTCCACCTCCCGGGTGGAGATCGGCGCCCTGGTCACCTGCAACAGCTACCGCAACCCCGATCTCCTCGCCGACATGGCCCGCACGGTGGACCACATCAGCGAAGGCCGGCTGATCCTCGGCATCGGCTCGGGCTGGTTCGAACGCGACTACACCGAGTACGGCTACGAGTTCGGCACCGCCGGCGGCCGTCTCGACGACCTCGCCACCGCACTTCCCCGCATCGAGTCGCGCTGGGAGAAGCTCAACCCGAAGCCGACCCGCGACATCCCGGTCCTGATCGGCGGCGGCGGCGAGAAGAAGACGCTGCGCCTCACGGCCAAACACGCCGACATCTGGCACAGCTTCTCCGACGCCGAGACCCTCGAACACAAACTCGGCGTCCTCCGCGAACACTGCGCCGCCATCGGCCGCGACCCGGCCGACATCGAGATCTCCGTGATGGGCAAGCCCGAAGACCGCGACCGGATGTACGACCTCGGCGCCCGCCTCTTCAGCATCCACACCGGCGGCCCGGAACCCGACCTCACCGCACTCCGCGAGTTCCTCGCCTGGCGCGACAAGCGCAACGCGTAG